The Peptacetobacter hiranonis DNA window TTGAATAATTGCAAGCATTGTATTGTAAAGCCCGATCCCTGGAATTAGAGGAAGGACACCAGCGATAACAAACAGAATAGCTGGTTGATACATTTTTCTTGCCAAAATTTCACTCATTGCCGAAACAGATGCAGCAGCTAAAAATCCTGATAAAGATGTATTATTTGTAAATTCCATAATTACCAAGTACACAATCCAACCAATACCACCTACTAATCCAGCTGGCAGAAGTAGTTTTAGAGGTATATTAAAGAATACTGAAAATCCTATAGTTGCAATTGTAGCGAATATAAAGTGTGAAAATAAGGACATATCACCCATTATAAAACACCTCCTAATTTAAACCATAAATCGAGAACAACCCCGACACCAGATGCTATAGAAAGTAAAATCATAAATGCCTCAAAAACTCTAGATATACCAGAGATTAGGTTTCCAGATATAAGATCTCGTATAGATTTTATAACTGCGACTCCAGGAAGAAGTGGCATGATAGAACCAACTATTAGCATAGTAGGCGTTGCTAGGATATTCATTTCAGTAAGTACAACACCAAGTATTGTTATTACAAATGATGCGACAACACATGAAAATGCAGAAATTGAACTAATCTTCATAATCTGGTCGTAAATAATATCCCCGATGATAGCAACTATAAATGTGAATATGAAGTTTTGTAATTGGTTTCCACCAAGTAAACAGGCAAAACAAGCAGATGCAAGTCCTGTACATGAGTAGAAGAACCATAACGGATAAGATTCAGCTCTATCTATTTCGTACAATTCAGCTATAGACTTATCTATATCCGGATTTTTAACAGAGCAAAACTCTCTTGAAAAATTGTTAAGCATAGAAATCTTGTTTAAATTTATTCCTCTCTTATCAATAGTTTTCATAAAACAGAATCCGTCAAATTTTTCGTCTGAAATAATTACAACTGTTGGAGTTGTAAAGACATTTGCATGATAAAATCCTTGTGATCTGCATATTCTAAGGACACTGTCCTCAACCCTAGAAGTTTCGGCACCGTTTTTTATCATGAGCTCCCCGACGAAGAGAGCTATTTTTAGAATATTCTTCTTGTACTCTTTTTCCTCTGCTTCAGTAGCGAATCTTGGATCAGTAGTAGAAGTATCCATAAATCAATCCCCCCTTATAATTTGTACCTTTATAACACTTAACTTCTTATAATATTTACTTTTGAATATATAACACACCTTAAAAATTT harbors:
- a CDS encoding threonine/serine exporter family protein, encoding MGDMSLFSHFIFATIATIGFSVFFNIPLKLLLPAGLVGGIGWIVYLVIMEFTNNTSLSGFLAAASVSAMSEILARKMYQPAILFVIAGVLPLIPGIGLYNTMLAIIQEDYLLAATKGASAILLSCSIALGVLVVAALVRTVNIYRFKGDLLANLRPILKKREFNIEADPNTKKKSGKKKVGKNIKVKEKDFSGLVTEHTAEFELHLSDDKEDDE
- a CDS encoding threonine/serine exporter family protein, producing the protein MDTSTTDPRFATEAEEKEYKKNILKIALFVGELMIKNGAETSRVEDSVLRICRSQGFYHANVFTTPTVVIISDEKFDGFCFMKTIDKRGINLNKISMLNNFSREFCSVKNPDIDKSIAELYEIDRAESYPLWFFYSCTGLASACFACLLGGNQLQNFIFTFIVAIIGDIIYDQIMKISSISAFSCVVASFVITILGVVLTEMNILATPTMLIVGSIMPLLPGVAVIKSIRDLISGNLISGISRVFEAFMILLSIASGVGVVLDLWFKLGGVL